A window of Miscanthus floridulus cultivar M001 chromosome 12, ASM1932011v1, whole genome shotgun sequence genomic DNA:
ATCGGGCTAGCGGCTTGGCCCGCGCCACTTGTATCTAGGAGACGCGTCGGTGTCCTGGCGTCCGTCCACCTTTCCGAGGCGCGGTCGTCGGGTCGTTGATGCCCACCTCCCCAGCATTTCCTGTAGAGCGCCGCCGTGGAGCGGGTGCTGCGCGTCCACCCGGCGCTCGCCGACGCGGTCGAGGCCGAGTGCGCCAGGCCCGACGACGCAGGCGAGCCCGACCAGCGCGACCTCGTGGACCTCGTCGACGTCAAGCTCGGGCACGGTATGAGTACGAGATCGTGTTCAACTTCAGGCGCCGCAAGAACGTGGTCCTGAGCATCGACTACGACAAGACCGACGAGGGGGAGTTGTACGCGGCGATGAACGGCGCGGTGCAACACCTGGCCCCGTTCGGCGCATCGCGTGGTGGGGTATACGAGCTACGCAGACGCCGGGACCATCCCGGGCCACTACGTGCTGTTCTGGGGCGTGCGCGGCCACGGCAACGCCAGTGCTGCGGCGGTGTTCGAGGACTGCTGCCTGGCCGTGGAGGAGGCCCTCAACAGCGTCTACCGCCAGGGCCGCGCCGCCGACCGCTCCATCGGGCCGCTGGAGATCCGGGTAGTGCCCGACGGCAcgttcgacaagctcatggactACCCTCGCCCGTGTGGCGCCTCCATCAACCAGTACAAGGCGCCTGATGATCGAGCTATACTCGGAACCGTTAATTAGTaatggtagagagagagagagactcgaTGAGCGAGCTGATGTATCCGTGCATATATATGCATGGCAACGAGTGATTAGCGAGCTAGCTAGTAGCTAATCATCTATCGGGTGTGGTAGCTTAACTACTGTACGCGTCGCGCTACCATGCAGCCTGAAGACGTGGCGGTGGCGGATCATGCAGCCTGAAGACATGGCGGAGGTCAGTGACACCAGAGGAATGAAAAACTTTTGTACGGCGTTGAGACaagagggtattttggacttttcTCACCGTAGTTTAACAAACGTTAGAGACAAAAGTGGACAGAATGACATAAAAGGACAAAAAAAAGTTTTGGACGATGGCAGCTATGACCGCTCGAACTTTACAATGGCTTATAGGAAATTGCAATATTTTATAATGATACACAGGTAAAAGGATGACCGCTCGAACTTTATAGTGGCTTATAGGAAATTGCAATATTTTATAATGATACACAAGTAAAAGGCTCATGAAAAAAGTACAGGGATATCCTATCAGGAAAAAAAGTACAGGGATATATCTAAAACATAGGATTACGATGAACGTATTATGGGCAAAGAGCTCGCTGAACTCTCTCACTGCAACTACACTTGTTTTCTTTTTCAATCAATGTTAGATAAGTTTGAATGAAAAAAAAATGAACTTGGCTCTTCGAAATTGGATAGCAAACTTACAAAATAAGTTAAAATATACCACTTTTGAAGATAACTCGAAAACTTAGTTAAGAGAGTGTGCGCTTTCACGATGTAAATATTTTTTTAATGCTTCGTTGCTTCTTGCCTTGAAACGATGGACAAAGCTCGTGTCCTTTTGATTCAAAAAACTTTGGTTGACTATACACTATCTGAAACAGTAGCTTTGTTGTGTGCCACACGGCAAAGctcaaaaaatactcggcaaaggatttgtcgagcgtaacactcggcaaacagcacacaacatctacagtgccggcaaacgtctttttgccgagtgttttttatcgggcactcggcaaatactttgtcgagagctgaaaccgacgctcggcaaaaaaaagtAACGTGACAGCGCAGAGATGGTCACGGCGCGTTTGTCGAGTGTccgggatttgacactcggcaaagcagccatgtttaccgagtgctcaagccctggcactcggcaaatatggctcatttgccgagtgtcaaatcccggacactcggcaaacatggctgctttgccgagtgtcaaatcccggatactcggcaaagactggcccAGAATGTATATATTTTGGCCACGtgtcctctttaccgagtgtttttatcttggcactcggcaaagcaatcaTATATTTCTAGTTTTTATGGTTCGGTCACGTATAACGTATcccactcaaataaacattacatgcatcacacatagttcacaataagcatcacagatagttcatatagatatatcgacaacacataaatgcaaataaacttcagaaatcacaagtaggttcattcacaaccacaaatacaaataaaattcACTGAGTGCAATGGTGTCCAATGAGTAGTCATTGAGCAGTCACAAGTAATCCACAAatacaaatgcaaataaaatcacaagtagtcactgAGGAGGCCACGGTGTCCACTGTAACCGCgctgggtcatgaggctcattcgatgccgctgattgattctgcacaaagaaaaagagataaattattctagtttctagtttatttctagtttataaactataaatcattctagtttctagtttctaatttatttctagtttctagtttatttctagtttctagtgtctgagcatctttgtaagattgattctgcataaactaaaaacagtgattataaggttgtgaaGTGACTCACAGTGCCTGAAACAATATTTGGAGCACGTTGAGAAGGAGGGACTTTCATCGGTggcggaggttgaccgattgcagcgtaaacgcccctcatatattcaaacatctgtagccgctctgcctccatcctctgccgctctgccaccatcctctgccgctctgcgTCCATcatcgcctctagctcctcccgacGCCTCGTTTCTTGTTCCAGCTGAGCCTGCAATTTTTtgtcccaatgttacaatgcaatgcaaaagtatgtaaaaatcaataaacgatgaataaaatagaaataacctggagtgcgtTCATCTGGAACCGTGTAGAGTCCGACCGTGGGCGTATCGCCAGGCCGAAACTCGTGTTCCATGCTCGAATCTGGAAGAGAGTGGGACCACTGGCCGTGTCGATTGTGCCGTCGCCAATTCAGAACCGGCCAAGCTTTTTGCCTCCTCCCgtcctcatgaccacttctccatcaaggtcatggacgctcggatcgtactctgggccatggactgcccttgccatcgatgtgtatccatcaAGGCGGCTGTAGACGGACTCGTTGCTGTACGCtgagggcgggtcctccgggttgtaggcgacgtcggccgtcgccttgccgttgtgggccaaagcatatgccatgaactaggagcaaggctcgccaccatgtgccACCGACTGCAAAAAAAgaagcaatatgattagaaattatgcagaattgagcgttagaataaagaaataaatTCACGTACCCATCTAGCCGCGTATTCTGATAGGTTAAGGTTGTCTTGATGGTATGGTGTACCTAGCATTAAAACGCCGCTCCTGGCGAGCGTTGTGATTCTTCTCCCACACGGGGGCGCACCACCTATCCACCATTCGGGCCCAGCACTGCAGATCGTAGGTgcaccaccacggaggcacctaTGTCCAATGTTTTTTAGGCGCTAGGCGGTTTCTAGGCGGTGACCCATCGCCTAgcgcctaggcgcgcctaggcaGGCCTAGGCGTTTCTAGGCGTTTTGACATTTTTTGTATCTCAGCATATATAGctaaataaattatataaatatAGTAGCCGGGTGAATTTTATAAAAAGAGAGAAGGTCTAATAGACATACCTTAGTTGATAGAAAAGCGATGTTCATGCTTAGTTCATAGTTGATACTGAGAAATGGTATATCATGCTGCATTGAAATTGCTTGAATGGTCAGCACGGGAGAATATACTTATATACATAGACTAAAATGGGGAAAAGATAAATACAGATAATTTTTATGTGAAACAATTCAGTTAGATTTCAGACTTCGAAGTGCTTACTGTTATTTCACCACGCGCCCAGTAGTAAGAAGCAACTGATCCCGCAACCACAGTTGAAGAGCATGCGAGAATGAATTGAGTCGCCCAGTAGCAGCCAAATAGGTGGAATAGAATGGCAATGCTGATATGAGGGGTGTAATGGATGTTGTACCCACAACAGTTGTCACAATTTACTTTGCCCAGCTTCAGATCATACGAACAACAATTAGTATTGCAATCGTTTTGGACAACTTGACCAGAGCTGAAGAGATGGAGTGTAGCAGAAAACCAGAACATATAAAAGATGGAAAGGATCAGGAATGGCAAAAGTGAAAAATCTATCAGTGCCTGAACTTCACCGATGACCTTTGCAGCAACCTAAAACCATGTGTAATGGTTATTGGTTAGTGTTTAGGAGCTATCAGCTATCACATTCGAAACAGTTGTCTATGATGTATCCAACTATTTGCTTACCTTTAAGACAGGTGATGCTATCAGTATACGGCGGACAATAGCTATTGAGGACAGGAAAGCAATGATCATTATTGCTGTCATTAGGATTGTAATAGTATGAAGGTGGCTTATTTCCTAGTAAGAAGATGGGACCATCAGATTTCAAGCAGAAGCAGCTATGTCTTGCAACAGATTGATTCAGTTGGAAGTACTTACCCGCCCACTTAtgtgaacatatggatcactttcACCAATGACAACAGTTAAGGGGTCATTGCCTATCCAGCCAGCTGAATGTTTGATGCAGCAGTTACAAGAAGTGAGCCATGGATTAGATATATGTACAATCCATAGCTTGAATCTTTCTTTGTGAATATACCTTGTAACTAGGAATTGGAATAGTGAATCATACCTTTGATGTAAAAGAACATCGTTACAGATATAACAAGGGCATTGAAGAGGACTACTGTGATCCAATGTTTGCAATATATCTTTGCAGTAGAAGATAAACCAACTGAAGTATGTAACATGCTATATACAAGTGGAGAACAGACCAATGTGATGtcctgcaggctgcagcaatACAAGTGGAGAACAGACCATATCAGTAGTTAAATATAAATGGACAGCAGACCATATGAAATAGGAAAGAGCAGGTTAGGTACTTATCTCAATGATCTTAGCCCTTTCCTATCCATCGGACATTATCAGCAGCAAATGATAGCCATTTGAAACCATAAACATGTAGGGATAACAGTAGCAGCAAAGAAAATTAAATGGTATAGAACAACACATAATTCAGTTCTTAAAATACAGAACATAGGCACACAGACTGCACTACTATAGGAGTTCCAAGTTCATAAGTTAAAGATACAATTAAAAGATAAACATGACATGATAAAGCCCCACTGCCATATCTTCTTCAATAGGGTTCCATAtattcatcctcatcttcatcaaacTCTTCTTCTTTGGAGTCAAATTCTTCTCCTTCATAAAGTTGCCTCACTCTTGCTCTTCTACGTAGCTCAAGTTGTTGGTCTACTCCTACTGCTTCTCCAATAACAGACCAAGTTATCCCTGTACCTTCCAtctcctcatcttcctcatctCTGTAGACAACTATTGCACAATCATCTCCATCCTCATATAGAAAACCTTGAGCTTCGGTTGTCTCACTAGATAAGAGAATATCAGTGGTTTTCTTTGACGCTATCCTTTCTTTCTTATTAAGCAACTTGGAGTTGAATTGAATAAAGACCAATTTGTTGAGTCAGGTTGTAGTAAGCCTATTTCTTTTCTTAGTGTGTATCTACAAATTAAACATGAGAGCATATAACTATTTTCATTCATGTAAGTTTACTACTAAAATCTGGATAGTAGATAGGGACTAACCATTTCAAATGTACTCCAATTTCTTTCACAACTAGAAGAGCTTGATGTCAGAGATAGGATCCTTGTTGCCAACTTCTGTAAAGCAGGCATTTCAGTTCCATACAACTGCCACCAAGATGCTGAAATAAATGAGCAGAAACTATATAACAGCCATGCAGTAGCACTGGATAACAAGATGTTGGTGTGCTAAACTCATCATTAAACTCATCAATGTAATGTATGATACTGTAGGTCATTGCCTGGTAACAACATCACTGGTGGCATACCCGAGCAGTTTGGCAACCTCTCTCGGTTGACAAGCTTAGATTTGGAAGACAACCTGTTCAGTGTTGCAGTTCACCGGAATCTTTTAAGATTGATTGGTTTCTGCACAACACAAACAGAGCGCCTACTTGTTTATCCTTTCATGCAGAATCTTAGTGTGGCCTACGGTCTGTGAGATACTCTCTTTTTTTAAGTCTTAACTAGCTAATCACTTGTTTCATTGCATTTAGTTCTGTACTGTTACTACTCTATGAAGTTACTTAGACCATGAGTGTGCTTACAGATTATGCAACTCATGTATTTAGAAGCTAGCATAGTGAGTTACTTTTTCATAGGCCACTTAAATAGTTAACAGCCATGGCAATCAAGGATAGATGCCGAGGTACTTTTTCATAGGCCACTTAAATAGTTAAGTAGCCTCTTGATAATGATAATGATAGCAGCAACTCTATAACAGCCATGTAATATGAGTTACCTAGGTTGTACTCAAATTTTTCACAAGTCTTTGCAAGCTTCTTGTTAAATGGTCCTTCTCTATTATGAAACTTGTCTAGTTTAGTGTTGACAGCCTGATCCTGCTTGTCCTCATCATGATGATAAAAAGTCTCTACACAGCTCATAAAACCTACTGTTATTGTGGCATCATCAAAGATTGATGGGTTGCCATAGCTGTAGTATGGATTCAGCAGATAGACAGTCAAATGCAATAGAGAATCAAGTCTTCCTTTCATCTTCTTGTCAATAATAGCAATAACTTCGTTGTAGCGGGACTGAACATTGCCATAGGCTTCCTTGATCTCTCTCTTTGCCTTTAGTAGTTCTCCATATATGAAACCCATTGATGGCTTCACATCCCCATTAACCAAACGAAGAACTTTGACCAATGGCTCAAAAACACTCAAACACAGCTTCACATCCTTCCAAAAGGTTGGACTCAATATTGTTGTTGTTGCATCTTTTCCCTTTTttgacttcacatccttcaatgtgTCCCACCTATTATGAACCACCATCTTTCTTAGTTGGTCCTTCTTCTCTAGTATGCTGTTCAAAGTGAGAAAAGCTAAAGCAAACCTAGTCACTCCTAGCCTTATTATCTCTCTCCCCTCTGTGAAGTGTCTCAAGCACTCCAATGTTCTTGTGTGCCCATAGACAAATATGGTTAATGCCTTTGCTTGGTCAATCACCTTCTTGAACCGTGGCATGTTGCCAATTCCTTGGAGCATTAAATTGATTGTGTGAGTTGCACAAGAGGTCCAAAAGATGTTTGGTCTCTTCTCAAGCATTAGCTTCTTTGCTCCCATGTTGTTAGAAGCATTGTCTGTCACTACTTGCACCACATTTTCCGGACCAATGTCTTCAATTGCTTTGTCCACTAGTTCAAATATGACTTCACTTGTGTGTGACACATCTGACATCTCTTGTGAGCTGACAAAACTGGATCCATCAGCACAGTTAGTGTACAGGTTCATTATACTTCTCCTCTTCCTATCTGACCAAGCATCAGTCATAACAGAGCACCCATTCTTCACCTTCTCAGCCTCACGTTTTTGTAGCAAACTCTTGGttcttgcatattcttcatctagcAAACTCTCTCGCAGATCACGCAGAGATGGAGGTTCAAGTCCAGAACCAAACTATCCAATTGCTTCACACATTTGCTTGAACTCATCATTGTCACAAGCATTGAATGGTATGGCTACATATGATAAAAAAGTGTAATTAACTAATTAGTGTGTAGTTTAGGCATGTATTCAAATTTGAAATGTAAAACAGAAATGCATAATATTAAATTACCATGTGTATATGCCCATCTTACAATATATTTATACACCTCATGTGTTCTTTGTTTCCAAAGTTCCTTGTTCAGCTTCTGTTGCTTCAAAGACTCAGATTTTGTTGCTTTAGGATCAATAGCACGTGTCCACTTATCAATGGGTCCTAATTTGTGAGGCTCTGAACTTCCAACATAAGTCACTTCATCATCCTCAGTTCCAACCCGAGAAACATTCACGTCTTCTCTAAGCTCTAGTTCACGAACAGCCTGCTCCTTCCTCTTCCTTTTTGAATCTTCTAGTGATTTCTTGCACTTGTCTTTAGTCTCCTGTGTGCTCTTCCTGCATTTCTTCGCATTTGTTCCAACATTGGCCACATGTTCCTTCAACCGATGGACCCCTCCTTGGCTCCGATGACCACAGAATTTGcactccaccttgtccttgttgTTTGCATCCACTAGAAACCCATACTCCCATCCAACATTATCTGAATTCCTTTTTAGGACATTCACCTCCTCCCAAGATGTAACACCAATTTCAGTTTGAGGAGCACATTGTTGGACCGACATTCTACATGAAGAGTAGCAGAGGCATGTGAAATTAGTCCTGCAGTACTACTTATAAATTTAGATAAAAAGCCACTGATAAAAAGCCACTGAGTATTTCATTCCCCTTATGAAAACTAATCCAGCAGTTTAGAAGATGCTCTAATCCAGCAGTTTAGAAGATAACTTGTACTCCTAAGATTGATAACCAGATCATGGTAGCACACAAGTTCAGCTAATAGCAACCCAGTTAACTAAGAATGATTGGGCTGTGTTGAAGCAATAGCTCAGCTCAGTTGGTAGAGCCTTGAGCTGATGCCCAATAGGGCTGCAACCCAGTTAACTAACTACGAGCACAGCACAGCCGAGCAGAGGAGagaggagcagggggcgggcggACCTCACGTCCTCACCTTACCTTGGGGTTCTCGAGCGGCGGGACCAGGGGTAGCGAGAAGGTCACCACTGGTGCGCGGCCCGCGCGAGGAGGGGCCGCACGGGAGCTCTAGGGGTGGCGGCGGGCCTACGGATGGGGCGCACGGGTCGGATCCGGCGGATGGGGCGGACGGGGCGCACGGGGCGGATCCGGCGGACGGCGAGGAGGGGCCGcatgggagctccaggggcgGCGACGAGCTCGGGTCTTtgactctctcactctctctctctctctctaatccTCTCTACCACCCGCGCTCTTTTCTTCCCGCATGGGCGCTTCCTTTCCCGCGCACCCGGCTTCTCGCGCGCGCGCTCCCGCCTGCTCCTGCCCGCCAAAACACGCTCGCGCTCCCACCACCTAGGTGCCTCCTCCTCCGCCTAC
This region includes:
- the LOC136496019 gene encoding uncharacterized protein; this encodes MRPLLAVRRIRPVRPVRPIRRIRPVRPIRRPAATPRAPVRPLLARAAHQMSVQQCAPQTEIGVTSWEEVNVLKRNSDNVGWEYGFLVDANNKDKVECKFCGHRSQGGVHRLKEHVANVGTNAKKCRKSTQETKDKCKKSLEDSKRKRKEQAVRELELREDVNVSRVGTEDDEVTYVGSSEPHKLGPIDKWTRAIDPKATKSESLKQQKLNKELWKQRTHEFGSGLEPPSLRDLRESLLDEEYARTKSLLQKREAEKVKNGCSVMTDAWSDRKRRSIMNLYTNCADGSSFVSSQEMSDVSHTSEVIFELVDKAIEDIGPENVVQVVTDNASNNMGAKKLMLEKRPNIFWTSCATHTINLMLQGIGNMPRFKKVIDQAKALTIFVYGHTRTLECLRHFTEGREIIRLGVTRFALAFLTLNSILEKKDQLRKMVVHNRWDTLKDVKSKKGKDATTTILSPTFWKDVKLCLSVFEPLVKVLRLVNGDVKPSMGFIYGELLKAKREIKEAYGNVQSRYNEVIAIIDKKMKGRLDSLLHLTVYLLNPYYSYGNPSIFDDATITVGFMSCVETFYHHDEDKQDQAVNTKLDKFHNREGPFNKKLAKTCEKFEYNLGNSYYMAVIELLLSLSLSRGYLTI